A region of the Thermoanaerobaculia bacterium genome:
TTTGAGCCCGCGTTCTTTTTGAATTTCCCGCAATTCCCGGATCAGGTGGAGGTGGGTTTCCTCCCTCTCGCTCATCCTGTCCAGGATCCGGGTCCATGCCCCGACGCGGTGCACCCGGTGAACGGCATAGAGGAGATACCACAGGCTTCCGGCGGCGATGATTCCCATGGAAACCAGAATCTCCAGAGTCCCCATGAGGAGGATGATGGCAATGGTTGAGAAGATTCCCGCGATCTGCACCCAGGGGTATAAGGGACAGCGGAAATCCGGAGAGTAATCTTCGATCCCGCTTTCTCTCATGACGATAACGGCGAAATTGACGGCGGCATAGAGCATGAGCTGAAAGGCCCCAGCCAGCTTTGCGACCTCCACGACATCGAAGATTGTTACGAAAACAATGATAATCAGCCCGGTCACCAGGATCGCGTGGGACGGAGTGTGGAAACGGCCGATCCGGTGGAGGCTGTGGGGAAGAATCCGATCCCGGGACATGGCAAAGGGATACCGGGATGCGGAAAAGAGCGTGGCGTTGGCGCAGGCGAGGCAGGCCAGGAGTGCCGCGGCCGCAACAACGTAGTACCCGATCTGTCCGGAAAAGACTCGGGCCGCATCGGAGGCGGGTGTGAGGGTTCCGATCAGCTGTTCAGGACGGAGGACACCAACCATGACGGTGACCCCCAGGGTATAAAGGAGCAGGACGGTCCCCAGAGCCGCGAACATGGCCTGGGGAATTCTGCGCTCGGGATCCTGGGTATCCACCGCCATGCTGGCAATCCGGGTGAGTCCGGAGTAGGAAATAAAGACCAGACCGATCGTGGAGAAGAAAACAGGCCATCCATGGGGGAGAACAGGGATAAAGGCGCTCGGATGAATTGAAGGTACTCCCTTCCCGATAAAGAAAACCATGACGCCGAGGACGCCGGCGACAACAAGAATCTGGATACGAAAGGACGTTCGGCTTCCGAAAATATTGAGGATCATCAGAACGACGCAGAGAATGACCACGATCAGCTTCATGGGGAGGTGATATCCCAGGTTGTGTATGAGGAGGAGGAAATAGGCAGCGAAGCCGATCAGGGCGAATCCGCTTTTCAGCATAAGGGCAAACCACGCGCCAAAGCCTCCGATGGTGCCTGCGATGGGGCCCAGACTTCGATCCAGAAAATGGTAGGTGCCGCCGGCACGGGGGAGGGCGGTAGAGAGCTCTGCCTTGCTGAGCAGGGCGGGAATCACCAGGAGGCCGGCCAGGAAATAGGCGGCAATCACGGCGGGGCCCGCGTTCTGAGCCGCAAGTCCGGGAAGGAGAAAGAAACCGGCTGAAATCGTGGTCCCCGTGGCCACAACAAAGAGATCCAGGAAAGTCATGGGCTTCTTCCGTTTCAGTGGTTCCATTCTCCGAAGGAATTATAACCCACCGGCTCGATGATCTTACGTTGACACCCTGAATCGGCCCATGGTAGATTGAATCCAACTTGAAATCAGGAGGGATAGAATGAGAGTGGTAAAAGGTATCTTTATCCTCGTGATGATGGTCTCCCCACTGCTCGTTGCCCAGTGCATGAAACCGCTCCAGGCGGGGATTTTGCCCGTTACGACGGAATCTGCAGGTGGGGGCGGGTCGTACTGGCAGACCGATGTCATCATCACCGATGCGGGCACACCCGCCCGTGCTGTCAACGATGTCGAACTCTGGGTCTGGGTTCACGGGGCCAATAATGTCATGCGCAGTAAATATCGCCATGTCAACCTGGCACCCGGTCAAACCATGCGGATTCCGCGTGTCCTGGACTGGATCGGCGATGTTCCCTACGGAAGTGGTGAGCTCTATATTCTGAACTTCAATGCCACCTATCCGGTCATCGTAAACGGTCGTCTCTACAACACCGGGTCGGCTGCGAGAGGGGATCTCCAGCCCGGATTCGGCCAGGGCCTGCCCTTCCTGCCCTACAGCGTGGGAATGGGTTCCGGGGAATCACAGCTCTTTCCCGTGCCGCTGGATCCCAACGAGGCCAGAATCAACGTGGGTCTGGTCAACACGGGATGGGGAACGGCACAGGTTCGGGTCAGCCTCTACAATGACCTGGGCAGTGAGGTGGATGGCTGGGCACTTCTTCGATCGGAAACCATAACGCTGATCGAACAGGAAGTCCGGCAGTTCCAGATCAACCACCCCGCCAACATCGATCTGAGCGGGTATGCTCCCGGGTATGTCAAGATCGAGGTTCTCACCGGGGACTGGGGAACGATCTACCCCTACGTCTCCATCGTCGACAACGTGAGAATCGGAGACGGACAGCCCACCAGCGATCCCTATTTCCTCTTCGGGATCAACTGATCGATGAATTGATGCGTTCTTTCGGCCCGTACCGTTCTGGTGCGGGCCGTTTTTTTCTGGGTATAATGGCTCCATGAAGTTTGCCGCCTGGCTGGTGACCATCCTGATGACAGCGGGTCTCGTGGCCCAGGAGTACTTCGTCCGGAATATCTCCATGCGGGACGGCCTTCCCTTTAACCAGATCACATGCCTCTTTCAGGACTCCAAGGGATTTATCTGGGTGGGGACGACCTCGGGACTTGCCCGCCTCGATGCCTTCATGGATTTGAAAATCTTTCGGGATGACGACGGACTTCACACCAATTACTGCGTCGGCATTACCGAGGACCGGAAGGGGCGAATCTGGGTTCAGACCAACTCCGGTGTGGCCTGCCAGGACGAATCGGGAAGATCCTTTATCCGGGTGCAGGATACGACAGGGTACGTGCCTGCGATCACCTCCGTCGGGGACTATATCTATTTCCCCTCCGACGGTTCCGGTCTCTTTCGCTGTGATGTGCGGGATTACACGAAGACCACGCACGTGACGTCGGAAGACGGGCTTCCTTCAAATACAATCCGGCATATTCTGCCCCTTTCCCCCGACACGCTCTGGCTTTCCACCGACCGGGGCCTCTATCTCGTTCGCTTTTCGGAGGAGAGACCGGAAGTGCTTCTGACGTACCTGTCCGGTACAGGGATATGGCAGGTTGCGCAGGTGAAGAACCACTTCGCGATCGCGACGGCGGAGGGCCTCTATACCCTGGAAGGAGACGTATTGGGTCAACCCGACCAGCCGGCAGAGTTTCTAAGCAGGGGATTGCGATCGTTACAGCCCATCCGCGGCTTCTGGCCCGACGAAGCGCTGGCCGTCGTCCTTTCAGGGGGAGACCAGACCCTCCATGTCGGCCGGGGAAATACCTGGTCCGGAATGTCCCGCAGGGATGGAATTTCTTCGGCCGCGGTGACCTGTATCTTTCAGGATCGGGAAGGGGTTCTCTGGCTTGGAACCAACAAGGGGCTCGATATCGTGGCCTCCCCGGCCATGGTGAACTATCGCTCCGACATCCTGGGGTTTCGGGATGTCTTTGTTTACTGTGTTCGACGAATTCAGAACGAGACATGGATCGGATCAAGATCCGGAATGGCGGTGATCGGGGAGGATGGTCGGGTGAAAAAGCCCCATCCGCGTCTGGACTCCCACATCGACTACTGGGACTTTGCTTTGCGGGGATCGGAGATTTTTGCCGTGTCCACCGATCGAATTCTCCGCCTGAACGGAAACAATCTTACCGAATACCGGGACGCCTCCGGATCCCCTCTGGGAAGGCTTTACGATCTCGATGTGCTGGGAAACGAAATCTTTGTCTGCGGCCGAAGCGGGATCTTTCGCTTTAATGGATCGGGATTCACAGCGGTCCCCCTCCCCGAACCCCTCCGGGGAATATCCGTCTACTCCTGTCACCTCGACGCGTCGGGGGGTGTCTGGCTCTGCACGCTGGGGAAAGGCGCCTGGCACCTGACCCTGGAAGGGGAGGTTCTGGCATTCTGGGATGAGGAGAAAGGATTTCCCAGCAATACCGTTTATGACATGACCGCAGGCGAGGGAACCCGGTGGTTCGGAACCACGCGGGGGATCGTGGGACTTGATCTTACGACCTCCCGGCTCCTGTTGCCCCCTTCGGACAACCTGCTCCGCAGGGCGGCCGTACCAAGCCTGGATATGACCGATGAGGGCCTCCTCTGGGTCGGCTCCCTGGAAGGTTTGATCCTTTACGATCCGATGTCCTCCAAGAATCTCCGCCAGTTTACCGATCGAAACGGAATTCTGGGTACCGATGTCGCGTCCTCCAACGGCGTCACCGCAGGTTTGAACGGGGAGGTCTGGTACGCCTCCGCCTCCAACGGGATCAGCCGCTATGCACCCATGCTCGCATCGTCTTTCCCCACCCGGCCTGCGGTCCTGATCGGAGCGGTCCACGCCGGCACGATCAGCCGTTCCCTCCTGGCATCCGATGCTGCGCTGGACCTTTCCTTCGGAGACGCAAGGGATGTGGAAATTACGCTTTCCGTTCTCTCCTTTCGGGACCCGGAGAGCATTGAGCTGTCGGGGTATCTCTATCCCTTCGAGCAGAGCTTCAAGCCGCTCGGCCGCGTAAAGTCCGTTCGATATACCAACCTGGACCCCGGCCGGTACACCTTCCATCTCATCGCTGAAGCCCGGGGAGACCGGAGTGAGCCGTCTACGGTTACACTTACGGTCCTCCCTCCCTGGTGGCGGGCATGGTGGTTTCTCTCCCTGGTCATGGTCTGCATTGTCGCCTCCGGCATGGGAGCCTACCGATTGAGAATCCGAAAGATCCGGGCCCGGGAACGGGAACTGGAATCGATCGTGGAAGCCCGGACGCGAGATCTCATTGAGGAAAAGGAAAAGCTCGACCGGGCCTACAGCCTTCTCGAAGAGGAGAAACATACCTCTGAAAAACTCCTCTTAAACGTCCTCCCCGAACCCATTGCCCTGCGACTCAAGCAGGGGCAGAACGTGATTGCGGACAGCTTTACCCGGGTGACCGTTCTCTTTGCGGACATTGTCGGTTTTACCACCCTGTCGCAGTCCATTTCCCCCGTTCTTCTCCTGGGGATCCTGAACGAGATCTTCTCCGCCTTTGATCAGCTGGCGGAGCGCCATGGCCTGGAGAAGATCAAGACGATCGGGGACGCCTACATGGTCGTGGGCGGTCTCCCGGTTCCCCGCAAGGATCATGCCCACGCCGTGATTTCGATGGCCCTCGACATGCAGGGAGCCCTTTCCTCGATGGCCCTGGACAAGGCCTTTCCCATGAAGGTCCGGATCGGCATCCACTCCGGACCCGTCGTGGCGGGCGTGATCGGTACGAAAAAATTTGCCTATGATCTATGGGGCGATACGGTCAACACCGCGAGCCGGATGGAATCCCACGGCGTGCCCGAGAAGGTTCAGATCTCCGAGACGACCTGGGAACTGATCCGGGAGGACTTCATCTGCGAGGAAAGGGGAACGATCGAGGTGAAGGGAAAGGGAAAGATGAAGACGTACTGGGTGACAGGCCGGCGGGAGAAAAAGGAACCGGCTTCAGGAGCGGATTGAGCTGTCCCAGTGCTTGTTGGCCCCCGAGGCGTAGTGATCGTAGGGAATCAGGGGCTTTTCAAGACGTTCCCGCAGTTCCTTCGACAGGCGGCCGGTCCTGGCCACTTCTTCTCCTGCCGTGCGCAGATGCTTCTTGTAGCGGGCCAGGAAGGGTCGGAGTAGAAGGCTTCGAGCTCCCAGCAGTTCCCCGCCCCCGCGGTATATTTCCATCACAACTTCACTGTGCAGGTTCCGTGCGATCCTTCGGAAGAGGAGCTCCAGGACCTGGAAATGGCTCTGCTCCGGGTACCCGCAGTTAGAGATGACTCCCAGGCGGGGGTAGCGTTCCCAGCGCTTAACATGGCGGTATTCTCCGTGCTCGTCCTTTTCGAAATGGGGATCCATGGAAGGAATCATCCGGTCCATGAAGGTCTTCATCAGGCCGGTCACGTTGTCTACATAGAGCGGTGTGGCAAAGATCAGCAGATCGGCGTCCATGACCCGGGGGATGAGATCGTCCATTTCGTCGCGGATGATGCAGTGTTCCGGGGTCTTCGTCCAGCAGGTGAAACACCCCCGGCATTCCGCAATTTCCCGTCCCGTCAGAAAGATCCATTCCACTTCCGCGCCGGCCCGCCGGGCTCCCCGGGTAAACTCCTGCACCATGATGTGGGTATTTCCCAGCTCTCCCCGGGGACTTCCATTGACAATGGATATCTTCATTATGCCTCCCGAAATCAGTATAGCAGGATGGGGTGCCGACCGTGGTAACATGGTGGTCCGGAATAGAAAAATTCAATGGATAAAATATGAGACGACTCCAGACAAAAAACGAAGAGATTGCCAACGCCCTGACCCATGGACTGGGTGTGCTGGGTGCCGTGACGGGCCTGGTCCTGCTTGTCGTATTCGCGAGCCTCCGGGGAAATGCCTGGTCGATCACCGGTCTTTCCATCTTCGGGGCTGCCCTCACCCTTCTCTACCTGACCTCAACCCTTTACCACGCAATTCCCGTCGGCAGGGCAAAGCGGGTTTTTCGACTGCTGGACCACTCCATGATCTTTATCCTGATCGCCGGAACCTATACCCCGGTTACCCTGACCGTCCTGCGCGGCGCATGGGGCTGGACCCTTTTCGGCCTGGCCTGGGGAATAGCCCTGATCGGGGTCATCGTGGAGCTCAGCCTGGGAGGACGGCACGGATGGGTTCGCGTTGTCCTCTACGTCCTCATGGGGTGGATGGTGGTTCTAGCATTCCGGCCGATGATGGACATGGTTCCCCCGGGGTTTTTCTTCTGGCTCCTCGCGGGCGGTCTGGCCTACACCGTTGGAATTGTTTTCTATGCCTTCAAGCGCATGCCCTACCACCACGCGGTGTGGCACCTCTTTGTCGTGGCCGGTTCGACCGCCCACGTCTGCGGGATGTTTCTCTATATCGTTCCGGGCGGAGCCTGATTCCCCTTGTTACGGGAGGGGAGATAGCGGCTTGAAATGGGCCGTAAAATGGCGCAGGTGCTTCTGCTGGTAGGTAATCTCAAATCCCGGAATCCGGTCCTTTTCCCTGTTGATTCTTTCCAGGGCCTCGGCAACGAAGGCCAGGTGGTTGTAGGTGTAGACCCGTCGCGGAACGGCCAGGCGGACCAGCTCCATGGCGGCGTGTTCTCCGAACATCACGCTCCCGATCTCCACGCCCCGGATGGCACCCCGCAGGTAGAGCATCACGGTGAGGGCCTGGGCGGGAAGCTGACTCTGGGGAATGTGGGGCAGCATTGACCTTGCATCCACATAGACCGCGTGGCCCCCGGTGGGTTCCAGAATGGGCACCCCGACAGCCTTGATCATTTCGCCGAAATCCCGCACCTGTCCGATCCGGTACTGAAGATAGGCTTCGTCCAGCGCTTCATCCAGTCCAACGGCCAGGGCTTCGAGATCGCGGCCGGCCATGCCGCCATAGGTGATGAAGCCTTCCTTCAGGATCAGCTGGTTCTGCAGGGCTTCGAATAGCGAGTCGTCATTTCCCGCCAGAAAACCGCCGATGTTGACAAGGCCGTCCTTTTTGGCGCTCATCGTACAGCCATCGACCAGGGAAAACATCTCGCGCGTGATCTCCCGTATCGACCGGTTTTCCTGCCCGGGCTCCCGTTTTTTGATGAACCATGCATTCTCCGCGTATCGGCAGGCATCGAAGAAAAGGGGCTTGTGATGCTTCCGGCAGACCGCGGAGACCGCCCGGATATTTTCCAGGGAGACGGGCTGTCCGCCGCCCGTGTTGTTCGTCACGGTGAGCATGACGATAGGAACGAGATCCCCCTTCTCCGTAAGGAGATGATCCAGTTTTTCCGTATCCATGTTTCCCTTGAAGGGGTGAAGGTTTTGCGGGTCCCGTCCCTCCTCGATGACCAGGTCCATGGCTTCGGTACCCAGCGATTCGATGTTGCCCCGGGTCGTGTCGAAGTGGTTGTTGGAGGGAACGATCATTCCCGGTTTCAGGATCGTACCGAAGAGCAGATGCTCCGCGGCCCGGCCCTGATGGGTCGGCAGAAAGTGCTTGAATCCCGTAATGGAAGATACGGTATCCCGGAGACGCATGAAGCTTCGGGCATAGGCGTACGCCTCGTCGCCCCGCATGATGGCCGCCCACTGCTCGGAAGACATGGCGGAGGTACCGCTGTCGGTCAGGAGATCAATGAAGATATCCTCGGATTTGATCAGGAAGACATTGAATTTCGCCGCCGTCAGGATGTCCGGCCGCTTCGATTCCGGGACGAGAGAAATCGTCTCCACCGTTTTGATCCGCCAGGGTTCCGGGGGTCCGTAGGTCATGCTCCCTCCTTCTATCGCATCATATGGATCGGGCCCGTTTTTTGCCTCCCCAGAAATCCCGGGCCGTGTATATGGCGTATGGTCGCGCCCTCCTCAGCATCATAGCACAGGAACACCCTGCCGGTGCGAAAATCGGGGGAATCAGGAAGGAATCAGAATTTTCTTGAGGTAGTGTCCCGTATGAGAGTGTTTTGAGGCCATGACTTCCTCCGGTGTTCCCCGGGCAACGATCTTTCCTCCACGGTCCCCGCCCCCGGGCCCCAGATCGATGATGTGATCCGCTGTCTTGATGACATCGAGATTATGCTCGATCACGAGCACAGTGGACCCTCGATCCACAAGGGTGTGGAGGACCTGGAGGAGCTTGCGGACGTCATCGGCATGGAGGCCGACGGTGGGTTCGTCCAGCAGGTAGAGCGTGTGTCCCTTGGGACGCTTGGCAAGTTCCCGGGAGAGCTTGATGCGCTGGGCTTCTCCGCCCGAAAGGGTCGTAGCCGGCTGTCCGAGGCGGATATACCCCAGGCCGACGGCCTTGAGGGTTTTCAGGATCCGTTTGGCCGTTGGGATCGGCTCAAAGATCTCGTAGGCCTGGTCGACCGTGAGGTCAAGGATCTCCGCAATGTTCAGGCCCTTGTACCGGATTTCCAGCGTCTCCCGGTTAAATCGCCTGCCATGGCAGGCGTCGCAGGTGACGTAGACGTCGGGGAGGAAGTGCATTTCGATCTTGATCGTTCCTCCACCCTGGCAGGTCTCACAGCGTCCACCCTTGACGTTAAAGGAGAAGCGGCGGGCCTGGTATCCCCTCATCCGGGCCTCCGGGACCTTCGCCAGCATCTCCCGGATGGGGGTGAGGCACCCGGTGTAGGTGGCCGGGTTGCTCCTCGGCGTTCGGCCGATCGGAGACTGATCGATGTCGATCACCCGCTCGATCGCCGCCAGGCCTTCAAGGGAGTCATGCTCCCCGGGCTGCATGGGGGAGCGGTACATGTTCCGCATGATGGCCCGGAAGAGAATGTCCTGGACCATCGTCGATTTTCCCGAACCCGAGACCCCGGTAACGACAGTGAACGTTCCCAGGGGAAAGGTGACGTCGATGTTTTTAAGGTTATGTTCCCGGGCCCCCCGCAGGACAATCTCTTTCCCGTTTCCCGGCCGGCGCTTCTTTGGAATAGGAATGGATTTTGTACCGGAAAGGTACTGCCCCGTCAGAGAATCGGGACAGGCCCGGATTTCCTCCGGACCTCCCGTTGCCACCACCTCACCTCCGTGTATGCCTGCCCCGGGTCCGAGGTCCACAATATAGTCGGCACTCTCGATCGTCTCTTCGTCATGCTCAACGACAACCACGGTGTTCCCGATATCCCGCAGATTCTTCAGGGTGTCCAGGAGGCGGGCATTATCCCGCTGGTGGAGACCGATGGACGGTTCATCCAGGACGTAGATTACTCCGGTCAGGCGGCTGCCGATCTGGGTGGCCAGCCGGATTCTCTGGCTCTCTCCCCCGGAAAGGCTCGCCGAGCCCCGGTCCAGCGTCAGGTAGCCCAGGCCGACGTTCACGAGGAAGGAGAGCCTTTCCCGGACCTCCTTCAGAATCTTCTCCGCGATCGTCCTCTCCTTTTGTGAGAGGGAGAGATCCGTGAAGAAATCCAGAGCCCTTTCCACCGATTCCCCGGAGATTTCGGCGATCGACCGGCCTCCGATCCGCACGGCCAGCGCCTCCCGTTTCAGGCGGGTTCCCTGGCAGTCGTGGCAGGGGAGGAGGGTCATGAACTGTTCGATATCCTGACGGACCGCGAAGGACTCGGTCTCCATGTAGCGCCGTTTCAGCATCGGGATGATGCCTTCGTAGGTTCCGGTGTACTCGTATCGGCCCCGGTCTCCCTGGTAGAGAAAGGCCATCTCTTCGTCCCCGCCGTGAAGGATCACGTTACGAACAGTTTCGGGAATGTCCTTCCACGGTGTCTTGATCGGTATCTTATAGTGAGCCATGACCTGCTCCACCTGGTGCTGTCTCCAGTGGTTGGAATCGGGATCCCAGAGTGTCACCGCGCCGTCACGGATCGAAAAAGATCCATCCGGAATCAGGACTGAAACGTCGATTTCCCTCAGCACGCCGAGGCCGTTGCAGGTGGGGCATGCGCCGTAAGGTGAATTGAAGGAGAAGGAACGGGGAGAAATTTCTCCAAAGGAGAATCCGCATTCCGGGCAGGCGTGGTGCTCCGACAGAACCTCCTCCCGGTCCTCCAGCTGGGCCAGGAGGACACCCTTTCCGACACGGAGCGCCGTCTCCACAGAATCAGTGAGG
Encoded here:
- a CDS encoding tryptophanase, which produces MTYGPPEPWRIKTVETISLVPESKRPDILTAAKFNVFLIKSEDIFIDLLTDSGTSAMSSEQWAAIMRGDEAYAYARSFMRLRDTVSSITGFKHFLPTHQGRAAEHLLFGTILKPGMIVPSNNHFDTTRGNIESLGTEAMDLVIEEGRDPQNLHPFKGNMDTEKLDHLLTEKGDLVPIVMLTVTNNTGGGQPVSLENIRAVSAVCRKHHKPLFFDACRYAENAWFIKKREPGQENRSIREITREMFSLVDGCTMSAKKDGLVNIGGFLAGNDDSLFEALQNQLILKEGFITYGGMAGRDLEALAVGLDEALDEAYLQYRIGQVRDFGEMIKAVGVPILEPTGGHAVYVDARSMLPHIPQSQLPAQALTVMLYLRGAIRGVEIGSVMFGEHAAMELVRLAVPRRVYTYNHLAFVAEALERINREKDRIPGFEITYQQKHLRHFTAHFKPLSPLP
- a CDS encoding flavodoxin family protein produces the protein MKISIVNGSPRGELGNTHIMVQEFTRGARRAGAEVEWIFLTGREIAECRGCFTCWTKTPEHCIIRDEMDDLIPRVMDADLLIFATPLYVDNVTGLMKTFMDRMIPSMDPHFEKDEHGEYRHVKRWERYPRLGVISNCGYPEQSHFQVLELLFRRIARNLHSEVVMEIYRGGGELLGARSLLLRPFLARYKKHLRTAGEEVARTGRLSKELRERLEKPLIPYDHYASGANKHWDSSIRS
- a CDS encoding hemolysin III family protein — translated: MRRLQTKNEEIANALTHGLGVLGAVTGLVLLVVFASLRGNAWSITGLSIFGAALTLLYLTSTLYHAIPVGRAKRVFRLLDHSMIFILIAGTYTPVTLTVLRGAWGWTLFGLAWGIALIGVIVELSLGGRHGWVRVVLYVLMGWMVVLAFRPMMDMVPPGFFFWLLAGGLAYTVGIVFYAFKRMPYHHAVWHLFVVAGSTAHVCGMFLYIVPGGA
- a CDS encoding amino acid permease, which translates into the protein MEPLKRKKPMTFLDLFVVATGTTISAGFFLLPGLAAQNAGPAVIAAYFLAGLLVIPALLSKAELSTALPRAGGTYHFLDRSLGPIAGTIGGFGAWFALMLKSGFALIGFAAYFLLLIHNLGYHLPMKLIVVILCVVLMILNIFGSRTSFRIQILVVAGVLGVMVFFIGKGVPSIHPSAFIPVLPHGWPVFFSTIGLVFISYSGLTRIASMAVDTQDPERRIPQAMFAALGTVLLLYTLGVTVMVGVLRPEQLIGTLTPASDAARVFSGQIGYYVVAAAALLACLACANATLFSASRYPFAMSRDRILPHSLHRIGRFHTPSHAILVTGLIIIVFVTIFDVVEVAKLAGAFQLMLYAAVNFAVIVMRESGIEDYSPDFRCPLYPWVQIAGIFSTIAIILLMGTLEILVSMGIIAAGSLWYLLYAVHRVHRVGAWTRILDRMSEREETHLHLIRELREIQKERGLKEGDPFEAMVIEAPVIEVAPGETFVEFFRKVGFHFEETLGLDSQTICEEFLLRNKIGETPAERGVAIPHMRLEALNDFHLVLGRSREGLTLPETEEPIHVIYVLLGAQEHASVHIRILAELASRSDRDGFVEDWLKAKGPEDVKTLLLEFPKKEKTSR
- a CDS encoding adenylate/guanylate cyclase domain-containing protein, producing MKFAAWLVTILMTAGLVAQEYFVRNISMRDGLPFNQITCLFQDSKGFIWVGTTSGLARLDAFMDLKIFRDDDGLHTNYCVGITEDRKGRIWVQTNSGVACQDESGRSFIRVQDTTGYVPAITSVGDYIYFPSDGSGLFRCDVRDYTKTTHVTSEDGLPSNTIRHILPLSPDTLWLSTDRGLYLVRFSEERPEVLLTYLSGTGIWQVAQVKNHFAIATAEGLYTLEGDVLGQPDQPAEFLSRGLRSLQPIRGFWPDEALAVVLSGGDQTLHVGRGNTWSGMSRRDGISSAAVTCIFQDREGVLWLGTNKGLDIVASPAMVNYRSDILGFRDVFVYCVRRIQNETWIGSRSGMAVIGEDGRVKKPHPRLDSHIDYWDFALRGSEIFAVSTDRILRLNGNNLTEYRDASGSPLGRLYDLDVLGNEIFVCGRSGIFRFNGSGFTAVPLPEPLRGISVYSCHLDASGGVWLCTLGKGAWHLTLEGEVLAFWDEEKGFPSNTVYDMTAGEGTRWFGTTRGIVGLDLTTSRLLLPPSDNLLRRAAVPSLDMTDEGLLWVGSLEGLILYDPMSSKNLRQFTDRNGILGTDVASSNGVTAGLNGEVWYASASNGISRYAPMLASSFPTRPAVLIGAVHAGTISRSLLASDAALDLSFGDARDVEITLSVLSFRDPESIELSGYLYPFEQSFKPLGRVKSVRYTNLDPGRYTFHLIAEARGDRSEPSTVTLTVLPPWWRAWWFLSLVMVCIVASGMGAYRLRIRKIRARERELESIVEARTRDLIEEKEKLDRAYSLLEEEKHTSEKLLLNVLPEPIALRLKQGQNVIADSFTRVTVLFADIVGFTTLSQSISPVLLLGILNEIFSAFDQLAERHGLEKIKTIGDAYMVVGGLPVPRKDHAHAVISMALDMQGALSSMALDKAFPMKVRIGIHSGPVVAGVIGTKKFAYDLWGDTVNTASRMESHGVPEKVQISETTWELIREDFICEERGTIEVKGKGKMKTYWVTGRREKKEPASGAD
- the uvrA gene encoding excinuclease ABC subunit UvrA; this translates as MVPVSSITIRGAREHNLKNITVSLPRNQFIVITGVSGSGKSTLAFDTLFAEGQRRYVESLSAYARQFLEQMDKPDVDSIEGLSPAIAIEQKTASKNPRSTVGTVTEIHDYLRLLFASIGHPHCPDCNKPINPQTAESIVDHLMGLSEGARVVLLAPLVQGKKGEHRAVFKQMIREGFIRARVDGAMVEAENPPELDKKRKHTIEVVIDRIVIKSDVRTRLTDSVETALRVGKGVLLAQLEDREEVLSEHHACPECGFSFGEISPRSFSFNSPYGACPTCNGLGVLREIDVSVLIPDGSFSIRDGAVTLWDPDSNHWRQHQVEQVMAHYKIPIKTPWKDIPETVRNVILHGGDEEMAFLYQGDRGRYEYTGTYEGIIPMLKRRYMETESFAVRQDIEQFMTLLPCHDCQGTRLKREALAVRIGGRSIAEISGESVERALDFFTDLSLSQKERTIAEKILKEVRERLSFLVNVGLGYLTLDRGSASLSGGESQRIRLATQIGSRLTGVIYVLDEPSIGLHQRDNARLLDTLKNLRDIGNTVVVVEHDEETIESADYIVDLGPGAGIHGGEVVATGGPEEIRACPDSLTGQYLSGTKSIPIPKKRRPGNGKEIVLRGAREHNLKNIDVTFPLGTFTVVTGVSGSGKSTMVQDILFRAIMRNMYRSPMQPGEHDSLEGLAAIERVIDIDQSPIGRTPRSNPATYTGCLTPIREMLAKVPEARMRGYQARRFSFNVKGGRCETCQGGGTIKIEMHFLPDVYVTCDACHGRRFNRETLEIRYKGLNIAEILDLTVDQAYEIFEPIPTAKRILKTLKAVGLGYIRLGQPATTLSGGEAQRIKLSRELAKRPKGHTLYLLDEPTVGLHADDVRKLLQVLHTLVDRGSTVLVIEHNLDVIKTADHIIDLGPGGGDRGGKIVARGTPEEVMASKHSHTGHYLKKILIPS